One part of the Gemmatimonadota bacterium genome encodes these proteins:
- the tpx gene encoding thiol peroxidase, with protein MATERAGAATFQGNGLTLVGDEVKVGDAAPDFSVLADDLSAVTLASYEGKVKVICLVPSLDTPVCDTEIRRFNQEAAGLGDNVAVLAVSADLPFAQKRWCGDAGADNVTALSDHRDTSLGVAYGAVIKELRLLSRAVFVIDASDTVRYVEYVTEITEEPDYDAALAAARASV; from the coding sequence ATGGCGACAGAAAGAGCCGGTGCGGCGACCTTTCAAGGCAATGGACTGACCCTGGTAGGCGACGAGGTGAAGGTGGGAGACGCGGCGCCGGACTTTTCCGTGCTGGCCGACGACCTTTCCGCCGTTACCCTGGCGAGTTATGAGGGCAAGGTGAAGGTCATCTGCCTCGTGCCGTCCCTCGACACACCGGTTTGCGACACCGAAATCCGCCGGTTCAATCAGGAAGCCGCGGGCCTCGGCGACAACGTGGCGGTGCTGGCGGTCAGCGCGGACCTGCCCTTCGCCCAGAAGCGCTGGTGCGGCGATGCGGGCGCCGACAACGTGACGGCGCTTTCCGACCACCGCGACACTTCCCTGGGCGTGGCCTACGGCGCCGTGATCAAGGAACTGCGCCTGCTGTCGCGCGCCGTATTCGTCATCGACGCTTCCGACACCGTGCGGTACGTGGAGTACGTAACGGAAATTACCGAAGAACCGGATTACGACGCCGCCCTGGCGGCCGCCCGCGCCTCCGTCTGA
- a CDS encoding metal-dependent hydrolase, whose translation MAELTYHAHASYSLSDGSHDLLFDPFITGNPLATISADDLNPDYILLTHGHGDHIGDAVPIARRSGATIIASFELANYCEAQGAETHDLGIGGAYAFPFGRVKLTQATHSSSITADDGTIVYLGNPAGIIVRFDGKTIYNTGDTGLFGDMALIGRLEKPDVVIMPIGDNYTMGIDDAVEAVRMIGAGTVIPVHYNTFPVIEQDPNEFVDKVGDLARCVVLKPGESVRL comes from the coding sequence ATGGCCGAACTCACCTATCACGCGCATGCCAGCTACTCGCTGTCGGACGGCAGCCACGACCTGCTGTTCGATCCCTTCATCACGGGCAATCCCCTGGCGACGATTTCAGCCGACGACCTGAATCCCGACTACATCCTGCTGACCCACGGGCACGGCGACCATATCGGCGACGCGGTGCCCATCGCCCGGCGGAGCGGTGCGACGATCATCGCCTCCTTCGAACTCGCCAACTACTGCGAGGCCCAGGGCGCCGAAACGCACGATTTGGGGATCGGCGGTGCGTACGCCTTTCCCTTCGGGCGCGTCAAGCTCACGCAGGCGACCCACAGTTCGTCGATCACCGCGGACGACGGGACCATCGTGTACCTGGGCAATCCGGCGGGCATCATCGTGCGGTTCGACGGGAAGACGATCTACAACACGGGCGACACGGGGCTCTTCGGTGACATGGCCCTGATCGGCCGACTGGAGAAGCCGGACGTGGTGATCATGCCCATCGGGGACAACTACACCATGGGGATCGACGATGCCGTGGAGGCGGTGCGCATGATCGGCGCCGGCACCGTGATCCCGGTCCACTACAATACCTTCCCGGTGATTGAGCAGGACCCGAATGAGTTCGTTGACAAAGTGGGCGACCTGGCCCGCTGCGTCGTGTTGAAACCGGGCGAGTCGGTCCGGTTGTAG
- a CDS encoding thioredoxin family protein, translating to MKRCAGRRPGTALAAFLVVMFCMAIGAGATIGVPVASAGEVNEKKPAEPDWQRLDKALALAKDSGKLIIVNFYTDWCPNCQRMNEKTYRDEAVLKQLSRSFIPVKLNAESSRPLIIEGRTLTEYQLALVFRVSSYPTTWFLTSDGRPLLPVKGYYSPDLFAPMLRFVEGGWYEKMDFDMYMEREKRGEK from the coding sequence GTGAAAAGATGCGCTGGACGACGGCCAGGTACCGCCCTGGCAGCCTTCCTCGTGGTCATGTTCTGCATGGCGATCGGTGCCGGTGCGACGATTGGCGTTCCGGTCGCCTCGGCCGGTGAAGTCAATGAGAAGAAACCGGCCGAACCCGACTGGCAACGGCTCGACAAGGCCCTCGCGCTGGCCAAAGACTCCGGCAAGCTCATCATCGTCAACTTTTATACCGACTGGTGTCCCAACTGCCAAAGGATGAATGAGAAGACCTATCGGGACGAGGCCGTCCTGAAGCAACTGAGCAGATCCTTCATCCCGGTGAAGCTGAACGCGGAGTCCTCCCGCCCGCTGATCATCGAAGGCCGGACCCTGACGGAGTACCAGCTGGCCCTGGTGTTCCGGGTGAGCAGCTATCCCACCACGTGGTTTCTTACCTCGGATGGACGTCCTCTCCTGCCCGTCAAGGGATACTACAGCCCTGATCTCTTCGCGCCCATGTTGCGTTTCGTCGAAGGCGGATGGTACGAGAAGATGGACTTCGACATGTACATGGAGCGGGAGAAGCGCGGCGAGAAATAA
- a CDS encoding aminotransferase class III-fold pyridoxal phosphate-dependent enzyme, with protein sequence MTMLETTYRQAFGQSAALYERALERFPNGVTHDGRFMRPFPVYIDRAQGSRKWSVEGREVIDYWMGHGSLILGHSHPVIVEAIAEQAARGTHYGACHELEIEWADLIRQLMPSAETVRFVSSGTEATLMAIRLARTFTGRRKVIKFRGHYHGWHDQVLDGVGPENKQPMPGVLREVFDTLISLPEVNLDRVADVLRRDNDVACLILEPTGAMFGGVELSDDIVPGLRELTERHGVIFVMDEVVTGFRCAPGGAQEYYGVRPDLSTLAKIVAAGLNGGALVGRADILELLELRDDAEWQTDKKMLHYGTFNANPLSAAAGIAMLRRIADGRDIAVANERAAQLRTRMSEVLAANGLDDWRVYGSFSGFKILSAGTATADRRGDADMLHAIRQALLLNGVDCMGVDGLTSSVHTTEDVERTAEAFDGAISLLKRAGTFP encoded by the coding sequence ATGACGATGCTCGAAACTACCTATCGGCAGGCCTTCGGCCAGTCGGCCGCGCTGTACGAGCGCGCGCTCGAGCGGTTCCCCAACGGGGTGACCCACGACGGCCGGTTCATGCGCCCTTTCCCGGTATACATCGACCGCGCCCAGGGGTCGCGCAAGTGGTCGGTGGAGGGCCGGGAGGTCATCGACTACTGGATGGGGCACGGATCCCTGATTCTTGGGCACAGTCATCCGGTAATCGTCGAAGCGATCGCGGAGCAGGCGGCTCGGGGCACCCACTACGGCGCCTGCCACGAACTCGAGATCGAATGGGCGGACCTGATCCGGCAGCTCATGCCCTCCGCGGAGACGGTCCGGTTTGTTTCATCCGGCACGGAAGCGACGCTCATGGCCATCCGGCTGGCGCGGACCTTCACGGGACGGCGCAAGGTCATCAAGTTCCGGGGGCATTACCACGGCTGGCACGACCAGGTGCTGGACGGGGTCGGACCGGAGAACAAGCAGCCCATGCCGGGCGTGTTGCGGGAGGTATTCGATACGCTGATCAGCCTGCCGGAGGTCAACCTGGACCGCGTGGCGGACGTCCTCAGGCGCGACAACGACGTCGCCTGCCTCATCCTGGAACCGACGGGCGCCATGTTCGGCGGCGTGGAGTTGTCCGATGACATCGTCCCAGGGCTGCGGGAACTCACCGAGCGGCACGGCGTGATCTTCGTCATGGACGAGGTGGTCACGGGGTTCCGGTGCGCGCCGGGCGGCGCGCAGGAGTATTACGGAGTCCGGCCGGACCTGAGCACGCTGGCCAAGATCGTGGCCGCGGGACTGAACGGCGGCGCCCTGGTGGGTCGCGCGGACATCCTGGAACTGCTGGAACTTCGGGACGACGCGGAGTGGCAGACCGACAAGAAGATGCTGCACTACGGGACCTTCAACGCGAACCCTCTTTCCGCGGCCGCGGGCATCGCCATGCTCAGGCGCATCGCCGATGGCCGCGACATCGCCGTCGCCAACGAACGGGCGGCACAGCTGCGCACCCGCATGTCGGAGGTGCTGGCCGCCAACGGACTGGACGACTGGCGGGTCTACGGCTCCTTCTCCGGGTTCAAGATCCTGTCGGCGGGGACAGCCACCGCGGACCGCCGGGGCGACGCGGACATGCTGCACGCCATACGCCAGGCGCTGCTCCTGAACGGCGTGGACTGCATGGGGGTCGACGGGCTCACTTCTTCGGTCCATACCACCGAAGACGTGGAACGCACGGCCGAGGCCTTTGACGGCGCGATTTCGCTGCTTAAGCGGGCGGGGACATTCCCTTGA